The DNA sequence TTGATGTGCGTGAGCCGCGTTGCAGCAGCCTCCCGTGCCGTTCCCGTCACGCGCGAGCCCGTTCGCCGCGGCCTCTTGCCGCTTGCCGATGTTGCCGATCGCGAGCGCCGTGACGGCGGGCCTGAGCGGGTGAGCCGGCGCAAACACCCCGTGATACCGGTGCCGGTGCTTCCGTGGCGGCGGCACGAGATCGGCGAGCCGGTCAAGAAACTCAAACGGCGTGAGGTCGACCACGCCGTTCGCTCCCGGGCGCGTAGACTTGCGGCTGCGACTGGGTCCGACCCAGTTGGCCGCCTTGTGTCTTGGCAGCGCGTAGCGGATGCGAGCGATCTGACCGTCTGCACCGCGGCTCACAGAGAGCCGCTCGAGCGCGAAGGGTGGCCGCGCGCAGTATCGCAGCAGATGTTCCAGACTCTTGAAGAAGCTCGGCACATCACGGTCGCTGAGTGCGATCCGGACACTCGCGTCGATAGAAAACCCGCTGTTCTCCCAGGCGAGCATGTCGGCGGCCGCAGCAGCATCGAGCAGGCGAGTGTGTCTGAACCAGCGGATCAGGCGGCGGCGCACCCGCTCGGTGACCGCGGCCAGGTCGGCCAGGTTGATCGGGCGGGCTGGCAGGAACGCAAGCGGCGCGTCGTTCGCAGACCCGGCAGCAGGCGGCACGAAGACACCGTCGGTGACGCAGGCGTGCAGATGCACGTGGCGGTTGAGGGCGGAGCCGAAGCGGTGCAGGAAGGAGACGGCGCCGAGCCGCGGGCGGGCGGCGGTAGGCGTGTTGGCTGCCGGTGTCACGCCTGCGGCAGCGCAGAGCAGCCGCTCGATCTCGGCAAGAAAGATCTTCGTGAGAGCGGCGACGGTCTCGGGCCGGTCAGCGAGGAAGCAGCGCAGCCGCTTCGGCACGGAGATCACCCACTGTCGCACCGGCACCGTTGGAATCACGTGATCGACAAGATGGGCGGCGGTCTGCGCCATGTGCCGACCGTTGCAGGACGGGCAAACCCCGCGACCCTTGCACGAGAACGCGATCACGAACCCCTGGCCGCAGCCCGTGCAGAGGGCACGGCCGAAGCCGAAGCAGAGGATGCCGCACTCGAGATAGGCACGGAACTCCTCCTCGACGTAGCCCGGCACGGGACGCTCCGCCTGGTCGCGCCACTCGAGCCAACTCGCGAGATACTCCGACACGATCTTGTGGAGCGGAGTCTTTTCGGGGCGGCGACGCTCGTAGCGGCGGCGTGGTGCCGGGCCGGCATGAGGCCGGGGGCGGGGCCGCGAGGGAAACCCGCAGAGGGCAGCGACCATAGGCGGACCGGCGAGTGGACGGGGTACGTGATCGCCCGTACACTACTTGCGGGATGCCGCCCCCCGCCAGCAGCCCCCCTGGTCGCGCAGCGATTCAGGTCGCTGGGCTGCGAGACCACTCCGGACGCCCGG is a window from the Planctomycetia bacterium genome containing:
- a CDS encoding IS91 family transposase, producing MVAALCGFPSRPRPRPHAGPAPRRRYERRRPEKTPLHKIVSEYLASWLEWRDQAERPVPGYVEEEFRAYLECGILCFGFGRALCTGCGQGFVIAFSCKGRGVCPSCNGRHMAQTAAHLVDHVIPTVPVRQWVISVPKRLRCFLADRPETVAALTKIFLAEIERLLCAAAGVTPAANTPTAARPRLGAVSFLHRFGSALNRHVHLHACVTDGVFVPPAAGSANDAPLAFLPARPINLADLAAVTERVRRRLIRWFRHTRLLDAAAAADMLAWENSGFSIDASVRIALSDRDVPSFFKSLEHLLRYCARPPFALERLSVSRGADGQIARIRYALPRHKAANWVGPSRSRKSTRPGANGVVDLTPFEFLDRLADLVPPPRKHRHRYHGVFAPAHPLRPAVTALAIGNIGKRQEAAANGLARDGNGTGGCCNAAHAHQKPRSHDTSRIAWAKLMARVGEEFPLECPNCGGDIRLIAFITEPGPIRKILTHLGEPLEPPPVSPARGPPTEWGELVQVHDDRAIFQASPDELPAIDIHSL